TTTCCAGCATTCGCGGACTCCAGGGCCGTTATTGATGGTTATACCACCTGAAAACGCCTCGCAGAGAGACAATAAGCGCACCACAGTCCGCCAAGCAGTAAAAAACAAGGTTTGTTTGAAAATAACGGAATCCTGGTCCGCGAAGGAGCATGGAGGGGCAGACTTGGGTGACCAGATGGGTTCGCGGGCTTCCAAGTGCGAAATATTGTCTCAACACGTTATCCGCCGGGTATTTAAACACACTCCAAATAAGCCAGACCGCATACTCAGTATGCAGGCCGGCTATCTATGTTACTTTTACTTGACTAAGACCTCAGCGTGGTGCTCTCTCCCAGTACCAAGTGGACTCAGAGGCCCTTATTTCGCGAAAAACCCAACTTTTCCAGCATTCGCGGACTCCAGGGCCGTTATTGATGGATATTCCACCTGAAAACGCCTCGCAGAGAGACAATAAGCGCACTACAGTCCGCCAAGCAGTAAAAAACAAGGTTTGTTTGAAAATAACGGAATCCTGGTCCGCGAAGGAGCATGGAGGGGCAGACTTGGGTGACCAGATGGGTTCGCGGGCTTCCAAGTGCGAAATATTGTCTCCACACGGTATCAGCCGGGGTCTTTCAACACACTGCAAATAAGCCGGATCGCATACTTTAGTATGCAGGCCGGCTATCTCTGTTTCCTTTACTTGACTAAGACCTCAGCGTGGTGTTCTCTCGCACTCTAACAATTGGACTCAGAGGCCCTTATTTCGCGAAAAATCCAACTTTTCCAACATTCGCGGACTCCAGGGCCGTTATTGATGGTTGTTCCACCTGAAAATGCCTCGCAGAGAGACAATAAGCGCACCACAGTCCGCCAAACAGTAAAAAACAAGGTTTGTTTGAAAATAACGGAATCCTGGTCCGCGAAGGAGCATGGAGAGGCAGCATGGGATGGCGAGGCGGGTTCGCAGGCTTCCAGGCGCGAAAGTCGATAGACTGCTCAGCAAACCACAGGCGCAATAGCGAGCAGTCTGACTCCCGCCCTGCCGCACTGGAAAGCAGATTACTCTCCCCAAGGCAGGACAGCAAGTGTTCTTGCCCTGCTCCCCAGTCGGACGGCAAGCAGACTTGCTCTCTCCGCAGACACACCGCCAACTAGCCAGCCTGGCCTATTACTCCAAGCCCTGGTAGGCAGCCTCACTCCCCCCAGACGCAGCAGCGAGTAGCCGCCCCTCCAAGCTCACCGCCAAGCAGCCGTGCCCGTCCATTCAAGCACGGGCTGTCAGCCGCGCTCGCCCCCATCAAGCATTCATCAACACCTGAATACGCTCCACGTCCTGGCTGAATTTCTTGGCCAGGCGGGCTTTGCCGAGGTTGGACTTTACGATCTTTTGCATGCGTTTGTCGTCATTGATGGCAAATTTGGCCAGCATCTTGAAGCCGGCTTCGGGCGCACGCTCGACGAAGACGCTGAGCGCATATTCCAGACCCTTGGACAGCACGCGGAACTCTTCCGCACCGTAGCGGGTCTGTCCGGCGGCAATGGCGTCCAGGATCTCCTCGGACAGTTCCAGCGCATACAGCACGTTCGCCTGCTCCTTCAGCATCGGCGGGTGGGCCAGGGCAGCGACGAAGGCGCGCTGCTCCAGTGCGTTGGCTGTGCCCTTCATGCCGTCGAACAGTGCGCGGAGCACCCCGAAGTCCTGCTCCCCGATGCGCTGCAGCGCCATCGCTGCCGCCTCGCGCATCCGCCAGCGGGCATCATTCATCGCCGCCCGGCAGCGCTCCAGAATAATCTCCTGACGGGCAGGCTCCGCATAGCGGTAGTAGCTGCCCATCGCCTGGAGCGCGCAGAACGGCAGGAACTCGCGGGGATCATCCGTAGGCGCTTCTGCTTCCGTCTTACCCGTCCACTCCATAAGCAGCTCCCAGGCTTCGCTGGCCACCCAATCCGACGCGAAAGCATCCGCGAAGGTGGAAGCTGCGCCCAGATTCGCCCGGGGTCCCGGCAGGTTCGACTCGCCCATGAGACGCTGCTCCAGCTCACCGAACTTCCCGGCCTCCTGAAGATCGCCGTAGAAGACATTTTTACTCACTTTACTGTTCATTTCAGTACCCTCCATCATTTTGGAAAAGCCAGCTTGATCTGCTCCTCGCAGAACTCCTTACATACATTGTTGCCCCAGAACAGCCCATGAAAACGCGTGAGCGCAATCGTGTCCTCGCGGATTTCGACCAGCCCTTCCTTCACGAATTTGTCGAACAGCTCCGGGAAGTGCTCCTCCGGGTAAACGCCGAATTTGCGGCGGAACTGCTGGCGGTCAATCGCTGTACGGCGCAGGCCCATGGCCAGGAACTGGTTGGGCAGATCCTCTGCCTTCACTTCGTAGCCTAAAGCAATGGGGAGGTCGCCGGATGTAATCTTTTTCACATATTCAGGGAGTAACTTCACATTCTGGTAGGCATATCCGCCCACATCGCCGAATGCCCCCAGCCCCACAGAGAGCAGGTCCAGATAATCGTCGAAATGCTTGCGGCTATACACATGGTGGCCTCCCGGCCGGACGAAATCATACGTCGATTCCACCGAGTAGCCCTGCGATTCCAGGTAACAGCAAGCCTCCACATACATCTGCTGTTCCAGCTCAAGTCCGCCGCAGGCCGGAAGCTCGCCGCTGGCAATGCGCTTAGCCAGACCGAAGCCGGGAATGATCTTCAGCGGAAATAGTGTGACATGGCCGATGTCCAGCTCCACTACCTTCGCCAGATCCGCAAGCCATTCCTCCATCGTCTGGCCCGGCAGATTGTACATCAGATCCAGGCTGACGTTCGCGATGCCCGCCTCTCTGGAATTCTGAATTGCCCGCAGGGAATCCTCACCGGTCTGAAGCAGTCCGAGGCGTCTGCCCAGCTCATCGTTGAACGTCTGCACCCCGAGACTGATCCGGTTCACGCCGAGCGCCTGAAGCAGCTTCAGCTTGGCAGCGGTGAACGAGGCGGGATTGCCCTCGAACGTGATTTCTTCGATATGGTGCATAGGCAATGTGGCTTGTAGCTGCTCGAAGAGTGCGGTGATCTCTTCCTCGTCCAGCACACTCGGCGTCCCGCCGCCGATATAGAGCGCTTCTACCGAGCAATTGCGGATCTGCGGCGTCATCCCGTACATCTCCAGCTCGCGGAACAGCGCAGCCAGATAATCCTTGCGGGCACCCTGCTCGTTGAACGCCTTGGGGTACGGGCAGAACGGGCAGATGGAATCGCAGAAGGGAATATGTACATAGACCAGCTTGGAGCTTGCCGCGGCTTGATTCAAGTTCATGAGAGACGGCAGCCGTGCGCTGTCCTCTGGCGACACCGGAGTGTTTCCCATGGGATAATGCCCTATCCCGATCTCCCGGAACGGGTATACAGGCTTGTTCATTCGATCAAGTCCTTCCTCCAATTGAATTCATAAGCATATCCTTATAGATGTGGCGTGATGCGGACAGAGCATCGGTGAGCAGATCAGCACTGTAATCCTTGGACTGGTAATAGGCCGGAAAAAGCAAGTTATCCTCTGCCCGGATCACCTGCTCCTGCAGCGCAACATGATACAGCGACGTATGAGGGTAGACACGGATGCCTTGGCTGGCCAGAATATAGACAGGATTCAGCTGATTGACCACCTGCACCGTCTCCTGCACCGTCTCTTCATTCTCCCCAGGACCGCCGAACAGCAGCGATACGGAGTAGGGGAGCTGATACTCTTCCAGCAGGCGTCCCAGCTCAACCAGTTGCTCAGGAGTGAATTGCTTGCCCATGCGCCGCAGCATCTGCCGGGAACCCGAGTCGGCACCGATATCCACGAAGCGGCAGCCGTTCTCCTTCAGCGAGCGGATCAGCTCCCCGGTAATACGGGCCGGAGTCAGGGCGCAGCTCCATTCCAGCGAGGGGCTGGTGCGGCCGATCAGGTTGCAGAACTCCACCGTCTCCTCCACCTCATGATTGAACACCCCGTCTACAAAAGTGATACTACGCACCTGATAGTCATTCTCCAGGATCTTCATATCTTCGCTGAACTGCTCCGCAGGAATCCGGCAGGCGCCGGCATTCATGTAGCCCTCCGAGCAATAAATGCAGTGCCGGCTGCACCCTCTGGAGGCCTGATAGCCCATCGAGGCTTTTTTGATGCGGGGGTTCGGGATAAAATACTGTGGAGCGAACAGCGACTTCGGCGGAACACGGCTGTACACCGGATGATAGGCGGGATCTGCATTACGTACCGTACCTGTCTCCGGGGCCTGCCCCTGTTCCATCTCACGGGCCAGCCGCACTGCTTCCGCTTCGCCTCCACTCCCCTTGATTCCGTAGTCCGCCCCCAGCTCCTTCACCAGCTCGCCGGGCATCACCAGCATTGCAGCCCCGCCAAGCAGTACCTTGGCTGAACTGCAAGTACGGCATACCTGCATGACTTCCTGTAAGAAAGAGAGATAGCTCTCCGGCTGCTGAATCACCTGATTATCGATGTTGCGCACCGAGAGGCAGATCAGATCCGCTCCGGTGACCCGCAGCTCCTCGCGAAGCGCCTCCAGCGGTTCAGCTACGAAGGCCAGATCCAGAAAACGGGTGCTAAATCCGGCAGCCGTGAGGGCTGAGTAGACCATCCCCGCGCCGACAGGAAGAACTGGCATCGGTCGGAGCAGGGTATTCGTAGACACTACCAGTATTCTCATGCTTCACTCCACCCTGTCTTCCTTCAAATGAACATCCAGTCCGGGTTACGCTCCCGGTACGGAGCACAGATGCGGTTCGCCTGCTCCAGACTCAGCTGCGGGGACATGAAGAACTTCGGATGCAGCAGCTCATCCGGCTCCGGCGAACCCACATAGCTGTACATATCGGTGGACGGCAGAATACGGATGCCGAACAAGCCGAAGATGCGCTGCACCGCAAGCTCCTCCATCAGATCCAGTGTCTCGCGCAGCGTCTCCGGTGTCTCCTCCGGTCCCCCGATCAGGAGGCAGAAGCTGAAGTCCAGCTCCTGGCTGCGGCAGAGCTGGACCACCTTGCGGATCTCGCCCTGCCGGAAATTTTTCTTGAACGATCTGAGGCAGATATCGCTGCCGGAATCAATGCCGAACTCCACCTCCGTACACCCGGCCTGCTTAAGCAGACCGGCGAATGCTTCCGTGAAGAAGCGCGGATTCAGGAAGCAGCCCCAGGCTAACGGTAACGTCCGCCCGATCAGCTCCCGGCAGATCTCTTCGGCATGCTCCAGCGGATAGTTGAACACACTGTCCACGAAATCAAAAGAACCGATGTCATACTGCACCACCATCTGCTCAATCTCATCGGCCACCCTCTTCGGTGACCGCAGGCGGACGGACCGGCCCTCCAGTGACGGGTAAGCACAATAGGTGCAGCTTAGCGCACAGCCCCTTTTGGTCAATACATTGTATCGGACCCTCCGCTCCACATCATAGCTGTGCAGAAATCCGCTGCGGCTGGGGAAATACTCCTGATCCAGCTGCTCAGGCGCATACGGCGGCCAGTAATTCCATTCTCCGGCCCTTGTCCTGAACATGAGTCCGCTTACTGCGGACGGCACCTGCCCCGCTTCCAGCTGGCCCAGCAGCTCCACGATACTGTCACAGCCGTCACCGACAATGCCGTAATCGGCTCCCGTCTCCTGCAGCCACTGCCTGGGCAGGAGCGAGAAGCCCGCTCCTCCCAGAATGATACTGGCCCTGCTATTCCATTCCCGCACCCAATCCACCATCAAGCAGACCTGATCCACAAAGCTCCGGGGATACTGCATGCAGCAATTGTCCAGGTTACGGATCGAGAGCCCGATGTAATCCGGCGCGTAGGCATTAAGGTAATTCGTAACAGCCTCCCGGGTATACTCCAGTTGGGTCATGTCCAGCATGCCTGCCTCCCAGCCGGAAGCGACAAGACTGGCGTGAATATAGCTAAGACCCAGCGGGAATACAGGCGGCCGCTTCTCCGTATTCGCCGAGATCAGCAGCACTCTGCCCATGCTCACTCCCCCTTAAGAAAAGTGAGCGTGGCCGCAGCTACATCCCCGCCCGCCTCAAGAAACATAAAGTGCCCGGCGCCTGGAACCGTATGCATCCGGGAATCCGGCAAATACCGGTTCAGCTCCAGCGCCTTGTGCAGCGGCGTAATCCGGTCCGCTTCCCCGGTAATAATCAGCGATCTCTGCCGGATGCCCTGAAGAACCGGCCGCAGGTCGGGATGCTTAATCTGAATCATCAGACGGTGGGTCGCGGCAGGCAGCCGGGACCAGCCCTCCAGAATCTGCTGCTGAACCGCTTCATGCCCCTCGGTGAAAAAATACGGAACCGCCGCCGCATTCGTCTGCCGCACAGCCTCCGGCGTGATCTCTGCCCCGTGCTCCGGCCGCTTGAACGGAACCGC
The window above is part of the Paenibacillus sp. FSL H8-0048 genome. Proteins encoded here:
- the hemW gene encoding radical SAM family heme chaperone HemW: MNKPVYPFREIGIGHYPMGNTPVSPEDSARLPSLMNLNQAAASSKLVYVHIPFCDSICPFCPYPKAFNEQGARKDYLAALFRELEMYGMTPQIRNCSVEALYIGGGTPSVLDEEEITALFEQLQATLPMHHIEEITFEGNPASFTAAKLKLLQALGVNRISLGVQTFNDELGRRLGLLQTGEDSLRAIQNSREAGIANVSLDLMYNLPGQTMEEWLADLAKVVELDIGHVTLFPLKIIPGFGLAKRIASGELPACGGLELEQQMYVEACCYLESQGYSVESTYDFVRPGGHHVYSRKHFDDYLDLLSVGLGAFGDVGGYAYQNVKLLPEYVKKITSGDLPIALGYEVKAEDLPNQFLAMGLRRTAIDRQQFRRKFGVYPEEHFPELFDKFVKEGLVEIREDTIALTRFHGLFWGNNVCKEFCEEQIKLAFPK
- a CDS encoding alpha/beta fold hydrolase is translated as MLKTKGIPLHCSIQGNGEAVLCLHGNRDSSLVFRDLAMALAPHYQVLCADLRAHGQSEYDGPAFTLEDMADDILRLLDEQGLKQVSIIGHSLGSTLALLLSAREPDRVKKLVLMGAAATFAVPFKRPEHGAEITPEAVRQTNAAAVPYFFTEGHEAVQQQILEGWSRLPAATHRLMIQIKHPDLRPVLQGIRQRSLIITGEADRITPLHKALELNRYLPDSRMHTVPGAGHFMFLEAGGDVAAATLTFLKGE
- a CDS encoding B12-binding domain-containing radical SAM protein — translated: MRILVVSTNTLLRPMPVLPVGAGMVYSALTAAGFSTRFLDLAFVAEPLEALREELRVTGADLICLSVRNIDNQVIQQPESYLSFLQEVMQVCRTCSSAKVLLGGAAMLVMPGELVKELGADYGIKGSGGEAEAVRLAREMEQGQAPETGTVRNADPAYHPVYSRVPPKSLFAPQYFIPNPRIKKASMGYQASRGCSRHCIYCSEGYMNAGACRIPAEQFSEDMKILENDYQVRSITFVDGVFNHEVEETVEFCNLIGRTSPSLEWSCALTPARITGELIRSLKENGCRFVDIGADSGSRQMLRRMGKQFTPEQLVELGRLLEEYQLPYSVSLLFGGPGENEETVQETVQVVNQLNPVYILASQGIRVYPHTSLYHVALQEQVIRAEDNLLFPAYYQSKDYSADLLTDALSASRHIYKDMLMNSIGGRT
- a CDS encoding B12-binding domain-containing radical SAM protein codes for the protein MGRVLLISANTEKRPPVFPLGLSYIHASLVASGWEAGMLDMTQLEYTREAVTNYLNAYAPDYIGLSIRNLDNCCMQYPRSFVDQVCLMVDWVREWNSRASIILGGAGFSLLPRQWLQETGADYGIVGDGCDSIVELLGQLEAGQVPSAVSGLMFRTRAGEWNYWPPYAPEQLDQEYFPSRSGFLHSYDVERRVRYNVLTKRGCALSCTYCAYPSLEGRSVRLRSPKRVADEIEQMVVQYDIGSFDFVDSVFNYPLEHAEEICRELIGRTLPLAWGCFLNPRFFTEAFAGLLKQAGCTEVEFGIDSGSDICLRSFKKNFRQGEIRKVVQLCRSQELDFSFCLLIGGPEETPETLRETLDLMEELAVQRIFGLFGIRILPSTDMYSYVGSPEPDELLHPKFFMSPQLSLEQANRICAPYRERNPDWMFI